A window of Chryseobacterium shandongense genomic DNA:
TCAACTTCTTCGTAAGAGAGCTGTTTTTCTCTGAAACAATCCAGGATCTGGATTCCCGTGTTGTATTCGTAATTGCCCTCAATGAGATCATCCCGCATTGGCGGAGCGCAGGGAATATCCGATGTTAAATGATCAGCATGTGTGGTTCCGAAAATCGGAATGTCCATCTGTGCCTGTGCCCAAGCTACGGAATAAATGGCATGGGTGTGGGAAATTCCACCGATATTTTCCCAGTTTTTATAAAGGTATGCATGAGTTTTGGTATCGGAAGATGGTCTTAGATTTCCTTCGATCACATTGGCATCGTAATCCAAGATTACGATGTCTTCAGGTTTTAATAGTTCGTAAGGAACGCCGCTCGGTTTGATGGCAAAAATTCCTCTGTCACGATCCACGGCGCTTACATTTCCGAATGTATACACCACCAGTTCCAACGCATCCAGCTGCATATTGGCTTCGTAACATTCTCTTTTTAATTCTTTATAGATGCTCATTGTTATTTACTTATTTTTTGAAAATCGTTAAATCCATAGGTTTCACTTAAGGCTATTTATATTGAACCCTTCGGGTTCTCTCCTACGAATCAATCGCAGCCCGGCTTGAGCGGAAATCCTTTTTTTTTGCGTTGGGAAAAGCCCAGGCAAAAAAGATTGGGAGCGGAAGACGGGTTAAGCTGCCATAATAATTTTAGTTGTTGGTTGTTGGTTGATGATTGTTAAATGAGGTGCTTTTTTAACAGGCAGCCTTTACAAGGCTTTAATGATATTGATCATGCATTACTATTAACAGGGCGCTCCTACGGAGCTTTTCTCATTTTTTAATTCCAACAGCTATAAACTGTCAACGACCGACTTCTTTTTAGATTTACTATTATTTTCTGTGAAATCGGCGAGAATCTGGTATTGTTCCATTAATTCCGCATATTTTTCAACGTGCTCTGACTGTGGGAAATATTCAGCTTCGAAATCGGAACCCATTTTCCGGCTTGCTTCCTGAACATTAGGATAAACTCCTGCTGCAACAGCTGCATATACTGCCGCACCCAAAGCGGGAGCCTGGTCTGAAGCTGCAACAACAATCGGCCTGTTGAGAACATTGGCCAGAGTCTGCATGATGAACGGTGATTTTCTGGCAACCCCTCCGATGCCGATAACTTTTTCGATTTTTACGCCTTCCTCTTCAAAACGGTCGACAATTTTTTTAGAGCCGAAACAAATGGCATTTACCATAGCTTTGAAAATATGTGGTGCTTTTGTTCCCAGCGAAAGATTGTTGATGGCCATCTTCAGTTCCTGATTGGCATCGGGCGTCCTGCGGCCGTTAATCCAGTCGAGAGCAACAGGAACGGCTTCGGAAAGCGGAATCTTTTCGGCTTCCAAAGTCAGGTTACGGATGATATTGTGTTCTATTTCTTCTTTCAACAGCTGCTTTTGATGGTTATCAATCACGCTGGAATTCATCAGGATACTTTGAGTAGGCCACATTAAAATGTCTTTAAACCAGGCCAACACATCGCCGAATGCCGACTGACCTGCTTCCAGCCCCATTAATCCCGGAATTACTGAACCATCGACCTGTCCGCAAATTCCTTTTACGGTTTTGTTGCCAATAACTTCGTTGGGTGCCACCATGATATCACACGTTGAGGTACCCATAATTCGGATCAGCGTATTTTCTTCCACTTTTGCACCGACCGCTCCTGAATGAGCATCGAATGTTCCGACTGCAATTATGGTATTGGTAGTTAATCCTAATTTTTCTGCCCATTCCTGATTGAGGTTTCCTGCAATTTCATCGGAAGTATAGGTTTTATGATATAATCTATCTCGAAGATCGGCTAACGAAGGATCTAGCTGGTCAAGAAATTCCTTGGAAGGTAATCCTCCCCACGATTCGTGCCACATTGCCTTGTGACCGGCTGCACAACGGCTTCTTTTGAAAGTTTCTACATCCTGATGATCGGAAAGGAGAAAGGTAATATAATCGCAATGTTCCATCCAGCTATAGGCTGCATTTTTTACGGTATCATCTTCTCTGTTAATATGCAGAATTTTTGCCCAGAACCATTCTGAGGAATAAATTCCGCCTTCAAACCTGGTGTAGTCTTCGCCACCCCAGTTTCTGGCAAGTCGGTTAATTTCTTCTGCTTCCTCAATAGAAGTATGGTCTTTCCACAGCACCATCATGGCATTGGGATTTTCTGCAAAGTCCGGTAAAAGCGACAAGGCGATCCCCTCTTTATTTACAGGTAATGGGGATGAACCGGTAGTATCAATACAAATGCTGACAATATGTTCCGGTGCTACTCCACTTTCTTTTACGATATCTGAAATGGTTTTCTTCAATCCTTCAATATGATCTAAAGGATGCTGGCGGAACTGGTTTTGTTCCGGCTTACAGAATTTTCCTTCTTTCCATCTTTGATAATAGCTGACGGATGTTGCGAGTTCCGCACCGTTTTCCGTATCAATCAAAACGGCACGAACGGAATCTGTTCCGTAGTCTAAGCCGATAACGTATTTTTTCATTAACGTGGATAATTAATTTTTTTGGAATTATTTAATAAATCCTTCGACAAGCTCAGGATAACAACTCTGATGCTAACCGAGATATTACCATTATCAGGGATACTTAATCAGAGCTAAAAACAAATATAAGATTCTATTTCAAATAAATGTATTTTTTACACTTAATTTTAATTTTCCTATTATTTATGGTAGTTTTCAGTTATTTTATCTTGAGAATTACTAATGAATTTGCAGGAATATCCACTGAAATTTTCCCTTTTTTTATGGTCTGGATTTCTTCTTTGGGTTTTATGGTTTCAGATTCGACATTATTTTCATCTGCAAGTCCTGAAGAAGTCAGTGTAATTTTGGTCATCATGCTTCCGAATTTTATTTGTTTAGGATTGATTTCAACCGATGTTTCCTTAGGATTTGTGTTGACGATTTTGATAATTATCTCGCCTTTTTTACTGTCCTTCACTGCTGATGCATACAAGCTATTTTCACCTTTCAACGGATTGCCGTTTTCCGAAATTTTAATTAAATCCGTTCCCTTGTTGT
This region includes:
- a CDS encoding L-ribulose-5-phosphate 4-epimerase: MSIYKELKRECYEANMQLDALELVVYTFGNVSAVDRDRGIFAIKPSGVPYELLKPEDIVILDYDANVIEGNLRPSSDTKTHAYLYKNWENIGGISHTHAIYSVAWAQAQMDIPIFGTTHADHLTSDIPCAPPMRDDLIEGNYEYNTGIQILDCFREKQLSYEEVEMVLIGNHGPFTWGKNAEKAVYNSKVLETVAQMAYLTRQINPDAPRLKDSLIKKHYERKHGKNAYYGQ
- a CDS encoding ribulokinase encodes the protein MKKYVIGLDYGTDSVRAVLIDTENGAELATSVSYYQRWKEGKFCKPEQNQFRQHPLDHIEGLKKTISDIVKESGVAPEHIVSICIDTTGSSPLPVNKEGIALSLLPDFAENPNAMMVLWKDHTSIEEAEEINRLARNWGGEDYTRFEGGIYSSEWFWAKILHINREDDTVKNAAYSWMEHCDYITFLLSDHQDVETFKRSRCAAGHKAMWHESWGGLPSKEFLDQLDPSLADLRDRLYHKTYTSDEIAGNLNQEWAEKLGLTTNTIIAVGTFDAHSGAVGAKVEENTLIRIMGTSTCDIMVAPNEVIGNKTVKGICGQVDGSVIPGLMGLEAGQSAFGDVLAWFKDILMWPTQSILMNSSVIDNHQKQLLKEEIEHNIIRNLTLEAEKIPLSEAVPVALDWINGRRTPDANQELKMAINNLSLGTKAPHIFKAMVNAICFGSKKIVDRFEEEGVKIEKVIGIGGVARKSPFIMQTLANVLNRPIVVAASDQAPALGAAVYAAVAAGVYPNVQEASRKMGSDFEAEYFPQSEHVEKYAELMEQYQILADFTENNSKSKKKSVVDSL